A stretch of the Pseudomonas sp. ACM7 genome encodes the following:
- a CDS encoding carbon-nitrogen hydrolase family protein: MTPLIIAAAQSTSIAGDLAANMVRHQRFMQVAAEHGVQLLVFPELSLTGYERGLAAELAIAPHAEVLQPLRDFAREVGVTTVVGMPIRLSEDSPVLIGALVLGADGSLGIYSKQHLHPGEEVAFAPGTGGSTLTIGADTVALAVCADFSHASHAAAAAQQGADLYAAGVLITENGYAPDTALLQGYASAHSMAVLMANHGGATGGWESAGRSAIWASDGSLIAAAPGTGNLMVVARRNADGWKGQLVEVALG; the protein is encoded by the coding sequence ATGACGCCACTGATCATCGCCGCTGCTCAATCGACCTCCATCGCCGGTGACCTTGCCGCAAACATGGTGCGGCATCAGCGCTTCATGCAAGTTGCCGCGGAGCACGGCGTGCAATTGCTGGTGTTTCCGGAGTTATCGCTGACCGGGTACGAGCGTGGACTTGCGGCTGAGCTGGCCATTGCGCCTCACGCCGAGGTTCTGCAACCGCTACGGGATTTCGCGCGGGAAGTCGGTGTGACGACTGTCGTCGGGATGCCGATTCGGCTGTCGGAAGATTCGCCAGTATTGATTGGGGCGCTGGTGTTGGGCGCTGATGGATCGCTCGGGATCTATAGCAAGCAACATCTGCATCCAGGCGAGGAAGTGGCATTTGCACCGGGAACCGGCGGTTCGACCCTGACCATAGGTGCCGATACGGTCGCGTTGGCGGTGTGTGCGGATTTCTCTCACGCCAGTCATGCCGCCGCGGCGGCCCAGCAGGGCGCGGATCTCTATGCGGCAGGCGTGCTGATCACGGAAAACGGCTACGCCCCGGATACCGCGTTGTTGCAAGGCTACGCCAGCGCTCATTCGATGGCGGTGCTGATGGCCAACCATGGCGGTGCAACGGGTGGCTGGGAATCGGCTGGACGCAGCGCAATCTGGGCGTCGGACGGCTCGCTGATTGCGGCCGCACCCGGAACCGGTAACCTGATGGTCGTTGCTCGACGCAACGCTGACGGCTGGAAAGGGCAATTAGTGGAGGTTGCATTGGGGTGA
- a CDS encoding N-acetyltransferase, with translation MVFELRPATSRDLDFARELTRNNMLRYYIQHDLLWQDEGFDVGWAGRENWLIVSGSTVLGFFSLSRDAKALYIRELHVLEAFRGRGAGSWAIDQVFAMACKERRPALRLTVFENNPAQALYARKGLKVVGTDECFLRMQRDIDASPG, from the coding sequence ATGGTATTTGAATTACGTCCGGCGACATCCCGGGACCTCGACTTCGCTCGTGAACTGACCCGCAACAACATGCTCCGCTATTACATTCAGCACGATCTGCTGTGGCAGGACGAAGGGTTCGATGTTGGCTGGGCAGGGCGCGAGAACTGGTTGATTGTAAGTGGCAGTACCGTGTTGGGCTTTTTCAGTCTGAGTCGTGACGCCAAAGCCCTGTACATCCGCGAACTGCACGTCCTCGAAGCGTTTCGAGGGCGGGGCGCCGGTTCCTGGGCGATTGATCAGGTATTCGCCATGGCGTGCAAGGAACGGCGTCCGGCATTGCGTTTGACGGTTTTTGAAAACAATCCCGCGCAAGCGTTGTATGCGAGAAAGGGCCTGAAGGTGGTCGGCACGGACGAGTGTTTCCTGAGAATGCAGCGTGATATCGATGCCTCGCCTGGCTGA